Below is a window of Entelurus aequoreus isolate RoL-2023_Sb linkage group LG07, RoL_Eaeq_v1.1, whole genome shotgun sequence DNA.
ggttcaatacaaatacacgtactgttacactcttaacatatacacatttataaacacacatacctatacccatgcatgcacacacatacacacatttacctacctacatccatccatccacatgcacacacacacacacacactcatatatatacaacaacaaATACATACACAGGCCGGCGGGACAGCGATCAAGCCCCGGCACCCACTGCCCACTGAGAACCAGCCGATCTCCTCCCCCAAACCCCACAGGTCCGGCCGCGCACCCCCCTCACCCAGGGACAAACCCCGACAAGCCCGCCCCAGACGACGGCATGACACCGGGCACGAAGGGCGGCGCAGCAGGGCGCAAGGTCTTCCAGGCCCACACCCGACAAGCCAATAATTTTCGCTAAGCCAGTAGCTGTTTGaacatatatgtatttgtatgtgcaCAGGGGAAACTTAACTGTATTACCTGccaattttaaactccttgtgtAGATCTGAATGTTTGTTGTATTTACCTaaatttgaagcaaaggtggtaatgctGTATTGACAAATATGGCGAGGCATGTTTAAAAGCGTGCCTGCAGCGCCGCGCTTCTGTGTTTAAAGCGTCATCTTTAttgatagttttgaagcccaaataccttcatATTGTCTTTCACGCACCctttttattaaccagtagaattgctgtTTTTTGTCATTATTCCTTTTGaaactttttctgtttgttttcgcTCTGTGTGTGGGTTTTGACACATGAATGCGCCGCGCCTCAGTTCAGCAATGTCACCAACGCACGGCAGCATATGTGGATGAAAAATAACTACTGGTATTTTCCAAAGGCGgtagtaccttttttaattaattagtaccgcgatactttattagtagcggtGTACTGTACAACCCCATAGTCccacatgtacacaacaaacccggctgatatcttttttttttctattcatcATGATGAATAAACAAATAACTACATGGAGAGGAAGCCGCCATCTACGACTGTTGTcttttgtgaattttttttcacattcGCAATTCATTATTAAGTATTTTATCCTGAAGTTAGCTAGCGTGGATAGCTGGACATCGTTACAAACTAACATGCAACTTATGCAGATTTTGTGGAATTTTCTCTGCCCCTACCTGAGCGAGTCAGCATCTGAAAGGCCTCAGTCTGAAGGGCTAGATTCATACCCCTTACACTACCCCTACATGCAAAGAGTCATTAGGACAGCACTACCTTCCCAGGAATGTGCAAAATGTAGGGATAGGGCTAAAAAGTAGGGTGAGGAGGTTTATTGGAACTGGCCCTAATTTGTGGATCTCGCAGTTTGTGGGGCACTTGTTTCGACATCTGTTCCAATGAGTGTGTGGGTGAGGAATCTGAGTCAGGAGTGGTGGGACATTGAGGTGAGTTTTAAAACATCTCGTTTTCGCCACTGTTTTCTGTTTTCTGCTCATTCATCCACCATTAATTTCCGCAACCATCTGTTTTGGTGAATAATTGTGACGTTTGTCGTCTTTCGATGACGTATAGGTTGGATCAAAGCGACCCAAGCGTCCGGGCTGTACTTGCATACAAAAGGCCTAAGtcggatttgaaaaaaataagaaaatcggAATATACTGTTCCACTGAATGCACTGACATGGAAACAATCAGGTGTCTGAAtttacctgcagtgtgaacatagccacTGACTGCCACATTCAGATTTTGAGAAAACAAAAAGATAAATATGAAAGTGACTGGATGTGCTTTAAAAGACATTTAGCATTAAGAGTGTGAAAATATCAAGAGTACTGATATGGCAGACTATCACAATACTTAACCTTACAATAAGATTTTATTTTTGTTCTCAAACTGTACTCTCAAAATGTGgaacaaaatcataatatgacccctataATAGATTTGATCTACTGGAGCGATGTCAGGTGAGTTAAAAATAGTGTCAATGTCAGATTGCCCTGAGATTCCCCGTCCTATTTATCATATATTTTGTAACTCTTTAGGACATGACCTTAGACGACAATCAGAAAATAGCATATTGGAATACCTCTCTCTGCAGTGTCTCCCTGCAGCTATCTGCCTCATCCAGTTGGGTTTGCAGTTTGCTGCTATCCTGTTGGTGTTGGAGCTCCAATGCTACCAACTTCTTTTCCAGTTCCTGATGGGATTGCTCAAGGACTTTAAGGCTGTTGCTCAGCTCAGCATTCTGGGCTTGTGAACTAGCAGAAAAAAACGATTGGTTTTAAAAAGTGAAAGTTTACGGGTAGCTACACTCTAAGGGGGATTATATTATATCAAAGAAATGAGACAGCGGACCATATGATAAAACATTGTTGGTGAATTCTGGGCACTTAGATAGTGAGAAGATGTGCTGTATATGAAGGTTTTGAAAATATACCCTTTCAAATGTTCTCATTGTTTGAGAATGTTGGACATTTTCAACCTCAACACAAAGGTCAGGTTCACTATAATAATTAAAAACTGTGGAATTGTTCATCTTATCAATTAGTCCCAGTAATGTAGGAAGATGATGTAGAATGCACATCTGTGTTTGTGTACAGCAAAAATAACCaggattttactataaaaaacatctACAAAATGTTCTCCAATGCACTGACCTGAGAAGGTCTTTCTCCAACTGTTGCTGTTTCTGTCGCATTGCCTCATTTTTGGCACGCAGTGCTGCATTTTCTTGCTGCAAGTTGCCCTTCTCTTTCTGATGAGTCTTAAGGAGTTCTTCTTTCTTTGCCATGAGAGAAGTGTATTCACTTTGCAGACTGCTCTTTTCTTTCTGATGCTTGTTCACCATTTCCTGCTTTTCAGATCGCAGAGCAGAACACTCCTTCTGAAGGCTGTTACATTCCACCTGCATGGACTGTAGCTCATtggcttaaaaataaaaataacaaataattaattatttggaAAAACCTATATTTTCTCACAAATAATATTTAGTGATTTAAGAGTGATTATTGGACACCATAAACTGATACCCTAttctccgcactataaggcgcacctaaaaacctcaaattttctcaaaagctgacagtgcgccttataatccgcctcatatatggaccaatattgagccacaacaaacctaaacttcattttcataaagtttaggtctcgcaactacggtaagcagccgccgacttcattttcccccgtagaagaagaagttattCTTCTATGGTAGGCAGCCGCGgacttaattttcccccgtagaagaagaagcgcttcttcttttacggtaagcagccgccgacttcattttcccccgtagaagaagaagcgcttctaacccaaaaatggctcctattaagagacacgcttacgacgcagagtttaaacttaagacgatcagtcacgcagtagaacacgggaatagagcagcagcgagagaatttaacataaacaaatcaatggtgcggaagtggaggaagcaacaagatgacctgcgccaagtaaagaagactaaacagagtttccgagggaacaaagcgagatggctacagttggaggacaaactcgaacagtgggttgttgaacagagagcagcaagtagaagtgtcagtacaatcactattcgAATGAAGGCAACAGCGCTAGCAAGCGAACTTAACATGGATGATTTTAAAGGCGGTGCTTCTTGGTGCTTTCGGTTTATGAAAAGACGTAATCGCTCCATCCGCACACAAACTACTGTTTCACAGCAACTGCCAAAAGACTTCCAAGAAAAGCTGGCCACTTTCCGCGCATATTGCAAAAACAAGATTACTGAAAAAAAGATCTGGCCAGAGCACATCATCAACATGGACGAGGTTCCACTCAcctttgatattcctgtgaattcgagggattcgtggatgaggagtaacttcataaagtgagctttacatatttattttgtgtgttgtgtcgtgtgacattaacgtttgagcaacgttgagttattcatattgttattgctctgcactatttggagtgttactatattgtgattgcactaacgtttgatttaccgtaacagtatcactgttttttacgtgtttattgaatcagggaaaagttcccctccactatgtgatataaatgttgcactacatgttatactttGCTGTTGTtacaagataaacaaaacaccacgtcactgaatttacctcggggaaaataataaaacagctgtttattcattttgggagtgaacagagttgtcagaacactggtttgtaatctattaataaagtttgactgatctTTCTGacagttttgttgacattccctttagcgcagctccatctaacggatgcataggtgcgctttataatccggtgcgccttatatatgaacaaagttttgaaatatgccattcattgaaggtgcgccttataatccggtgcgccttatcgtgctgaaaatacggtactctaaaATGCAAACAACATTTATATGCAGTAAGCCCTAATTAGACATGAGGCTGTTTTATCAGATATGTCTGTGCTGTGATATTTATTTTGGGGCTACATGTGATGGCTATCAAATATTGTGCCTAATTCTTGAATAGCATTATGAAGGAAAAGATCAGGAGAAAATGTCTGAACACCAATTCCTTACAAATGTTCTAAGACAGACTGTGTAATAGTCATGCTCTGTACAGATCAACCAGGTGTGTTTCCTGTGAGGTGGATGGATTATTTCAGTAAAAGTGTACATACAGATTTTAACATCGGGTAACTTAATATCTAcgctttacatttaaaaaattattattattactattcatTATCACTAGTAGGTTTGTTTTATAACTTTAGTACCTTGTATTTCTGCAGTTTTCTGCCATTGCTTGCCCTGCTGCTGGAGATCCTGCTGCAAGTCCTCAATCTTGCGTTCGTATGTGCTGGCAGTCTGACGCCACTTGTCCAGGTCCTTGGTGACGGTTGCCAGGCTGAACTCGATTGTGCCAACGTCACGGTCTCGTTCTGCATTGGCTGCCTCCAGGTTGCGTTTCAGTGACTTCACCTCAACTCGTGCACTTTGTAGCTCCTCATGTAAACTAGAGGAGATGTTGGTCTGCTC
It encodes the following:
- the slmapb gene encoding sarcolemma associated protein b isoform X1, coding for MEEKSDPLNNISQIKDDLTRSNMGSSSDYEKTIQRLNDELRDAQDRANTERHKCMELEGFLNKERKDNKQQSDESAKQIKLLQGQLRQLQDEMGVIKEQTNISSSLHEELQSARVEVKSLKRNLEAANAERDRDVGTIEFSLATVTKDLDKWRQTASTYERKIEDLQQDLQQQGKQWQKTAEIQANELQSMQVECNSLQKECSALRSEKQEMVNKHQKEKSSLQSEYTSLMAKKEELLKTHQKEKGNLQQENAALRAKNEAMRQKQQQLEKDLLSSQAQNAELSNSLKVLEQSHQELEKKLVALELQHQQDSSKLQTQLDEADSCRETLQREYEETKRELSDLKEKYEKAEQEKQSFANELEEYKANMAELQDRGTTTSLMLPVQAIVIGLVLALLLWCFGALW
- the slmapb gene encoding sarcolemma associated protein b isoform X2, yielding MEEKSDPLNNISQIKDDLTRSNMGSSSDYEKTIQRLNDELRDAQDRANTERHKCMELEGFLNKERKDNKQQSDESAKQIKLLQGQLRQLQDEMGVIKEQTNISSSLHEELQSARVEVKSLKRNLEAANAERDRDVGTIEFSLATVTKDLDKWRQTASTYERKIEDLQQDLQQQGKQWQKTAEIQANELQSMQVECNSLQKECSALRSEKQEMVNKHQKEKSSLQSEYTSLMAKKEELLKTHQKEKGNLQQENAALRAKNEAMRQKQQQLEKDLLSSQAQNAELSNSLKVLEQSHQELEKKLVALELQHQQDSSKLQTQLDEADSCRETLQREYEETKRELSDLKEKYEKAEQEKQSFANELEEYKANMAELQDRGTTKPWMIWGPVVAVALTAVAAVALFKI